The following are encoded in a window of uncultured Flavobacterium sp. genomic DNA:
- a CDS encoding class I SAM-dependent methyltransferase has protein sequence MTDKTQLRGSIFRHLDGLAVAPVAIALRNKTVLEFILNKKQVQLTELVTVFKANEGYLNVGLRILASQGFLDYEVDNHTQEITISVNEKTEIAFSMFHLYEDVVDLLQFSIQFHPRLFEDVPFEKLNVIFEKYKKNYGIKPSDDSLTNSIQDQILKHIEGYLIGPTIVRLAMKGMFHKYFMETSFKPEEFHKSPENFKKILDFFVHLGWFLEKNGNYQFTEEGLFFAKRASAYGVTVSYLPTFAKIEELIFGDPTALRMVTDGENEIHVDREMNVWGSGGAHDTYFKVVDDIIVSLFNLPIEEQPKGILDMGCGNGAFLQHIFEVIDRQTLRGKMLDEYPLFLVGADYNQAALKVTRANLIKADIWAKVIWGDIGRPNVLSDDLKENYNIDLKDLLNVRTFLDHNRIWKYPEHIHEDRISKSTGAFAYRGKRISNNLVEDNLLEHLLKWSPYVRKFGLLLIELHTINPKLAACNLGKTPATAYDATHGFSDQYIVEIDVFNNVAAEAGLFPDKSIFKRFPEADIATVSINLLKGK, from the coding sequence ATGACCGATAAAACACAACTCCGAGGTTCCATTTTCAGACATCTTGACGGCTTAGCGGTTGCGCCAGTAGCAATAGCATTGAGAAACAAAACAGTTTTAGAGTTTATCCTGAACAAAAAACAAGTACAACTAACAGAACTTGTAACTGTTTTTAAAGCAAATGAAGGTTATTTGAATGTTGGCTTAAGGATTTTGGCTTCTCAGGGCTTTTTAGATTACGAAGTCGATAACCATACACAGGAAATTACGATTTCGGTAAATGAAAAGACAGAAATAGCTTTTTCGATGTTTCATCTCTATGAAGATGTTGTTGATTTACTTCAGTTTTCGATCCAGTTTCATCCTCGCCTCTTTGAAGATGTTCCGTTTGAAAAACTCAACGTTATTTTTGAAAAATATAAAAAAAATTACGGAATTAAACCTTCTGATGATTCCTTGACAAATAGTATTCAGGATCAGATTTTAAAACATATAGAAGGCTATTTAATTGGGCCTACAATAGTACGTCTGGCAATGAAAGGAATGTTTCACAAATATTTTATGGAAACTTCGTTCAAGCCGGAAGAGTTTCATAAATCTCCTGAAAATTTTAAAAAAATACTAGACTTTTTTGTGCATCTTGGATGGTTTCTGGAAAAAAATGGCAATTATCAATTTACCGAAGAAGGTTTGTTTTTTGCAAAGCGAGCCAGTGCCTATGGCGTTACAGTTTCTTATTTGCCAACATTTGCTAAAATTGAAGAATTAATTTTTGGTGATCCAACCGCATTAAGAATGGTAACCGATGGCGAAAACGAAATTCATGTTGATCGTGAAATGAATGTTTGGGGAAGCGGCGGCGCTCACGACACTTATTTTAAAGTAGTTGATGATATTATCGTTAGCCTTTTTAATTTACCAATTGAAGAACAGCCAAAAGGAATTCTGGATATGGGTTGTGGTAATGGTGCTTTCCTGCAACACATTTTTGAAGTAATCGACAGGCAAACCTTACGAGGAAAAATGCTTGATGAGTATCCGTTATTTCTGGTTGGCGCAGATTATAATCAGGCGGCACTCAAAGTAACGAGAGCCAATCTTATAAAGGCAGATATTTGGGCAAAGGTAATTTGGGGAGATATTGGACGCCCAAATGTACTTTCGGATGACTTGAAAGAAAATTATAATATTGATCTGAAAGATTTGCTTAACGTGAGGACTTTTCTGGATCACAACCGAATTTGGAAATATCCGGAACACATTCATGAAGATAGAATCAGTAAATCTACCGGTGCATTTGCTTACCGAGGAAAAAGAATCAGTAACAATCTTGTAGAAGATAATCTTCTGGAACATTTACTAAAATGGTCACCATACGTGCGTAAATTTGGTTTGCTTCTAATTGAATTACATACCATAAATCCAAAACTTGCAGCCTGCAATCTAGGTAAAACTCCCGCAACTGCTTATGATGCTACTCATGGTTTTTCTGACCAATATATTGTTGAGATAGATGTCTTTAATAATGTTGCCGCAGAAGCAGGATTATTTCCGGATAAATCAATTTTTAAACGATTCCCGGAAGCGGATATAGCGACAGTTAGTATCAATTTATTAAAAGGAAAGTGA